A single region of the Streptomyces sp. NBC_00425 genome encodes:
- a CDS encoding extracellular catalytic domain type 1 short-chain-length polyhydroxyalkanoate depolymerase, with translation MSDRVNSLGRALSPLLGALLLLLTATVLTAPAASAAPPLAAPVPAATLTEVTGFGANPSNLQMYVYAPAGVTAHPAVLVAVHWCGGSGPAMHSGTEYAQLADRYGFVIVYPSVTRSSKCFDVSSPQALRRGGGSDPVGIKSMIDWVTAAYAADTARVYATGISSGAMMTNVLLGDYPDVFAAGSAFSGVPFGCFATTDGSEWNSACSGGTVVHTAQEWGDLVRGAYPGYTGTRPRMQVWHGTADDVLRYPDFGEEIKQWTNVRGVSQTPAATDSPASGWTRTRYGGTGDQAPVEAVSLQGVGHNLYAWGMAARVLTFFGLDTAGPTPQPQPTGCAVTATTSAWSTGLTASVTLTNTGSSAIDGWRLGFTLPSGQTITNGWGATYAPVSGAVTATNAAYNGTLAAGASVTIGYQADHTGNSAAPGSFTLNGASCARS, from the coding sequence ATGAGCGATCGGGTCAACTCCCTCGGCAGGGCGCTGAGCCCCCTGTTAGGCGCCCTCCTGCTCCTGCTCACGGCCACCGTACTCACCGCTCCCGCCGCCTCCGCCGCGCCTCCGCTCGCCGCGCCGGTGCCCGCCGCCACGCTGACCGAGGTCACCGGGTTCGGCGCCAACCCCAGCAACCTCCAGATGTACGTCTACGCGCCGGCCGGCGTCACCGCGCACCCGGCCGTACTCGTCGCGGTCCACTGGTGCGGAGGATCCGGACCCGCGATGCACTCCGGCACCGAGTACGCCCAACTGGCGGACCGGTACGGGTTCGTGATCGTGTACCCGTCCGTCACCCGCAGCAGCAAGTGTTTCGACGTCTCGTCGCCGCAGGCGCTCAGGCGCGGCGGCGGCAGCGACCCCGTCGGCATCAAGTCGATGATCGACTGGGTGACCGCCGCGTACGCGGCCGACACCGCCCGCGTCTACGCCACCGGCATCTCCTCCGGGGCGATGATGACCAACGTCCTGCTCGGCGACTATCCCGACGTGTTCGCCGCCGGGTCCGCCTTCTCCGGCGTCCCCTTCGGCTGCTTCGCCACGACCGACGGCTCCGAGTGGAACAGCGCCTGCTCCGGCGGCACCGTCGTGCACACCGCGCAGGAGTGGGGCGACCTCGTCCGGGGGGCCTATCCCGGCTACACCGGAACGCGGCCGCGCATGCAGGTGTGGCACGGCACCGCGGACGACGTGCTGCGCTACCCCGACTTCGGCGAGGAGATCAAGCAGTGGACCAACGTCCGGGGCGTGAGCCAGACCCCGGCCGCCACGGACTCGCCCGCCTCCGGCTGGACCCGTACCCGCTACGGCGGCACCGGTGACCAGGCCCCGGTCGAGGCCGTCAGTCTGCAGGGGGTCGGGCACAACCTGTACGCCTGGGGCATGGCCGCCCGCGTGCTGACCTTCTTCGGCCTGGACACCGCCGGACCCACCCCGCAACCGCAGCCAACGGGCTGCGCGGTGACCGCGACGACCAGCGCCTGGAGCACCGGTCTGACCGCCTCCGTGACCCTCACCAACACCGGGTCGAGCGCGATCGACGGCTGGCGGCTCGGCTTCACGCTGCCCTCCGGCCAGACCATCACCAACGGCTGGGGCGCCACGTACGCGCCGGTCTCCGGAGCGGTCACCGCCACGAACGCGGCTTACAACGGCACCCTCGCCGCCGGTGCGAGCGTCACGATCGGTTACCAGGCGGACCACACCGGAAACAGTGCCGCACCGGGTTCCTTCACGCTCAACGGGGCTTCCTGCGCGCGGAGTTGA